The window GAGGCTCTCCACGCGGAGGCGAGTCGCTGCTGCGACATCCGGGCGCCCGTTGAGCACTTTGGACGCGGTGGCGAGTGAGACTCCCGCCTCGGCGGCGAGCGCCGCGAGGGTGACGCGAGGCTCGGTGGGGATGGTTGACATGCAACGAGAATAGGCGACTTTCGCACAATTCCTCGAAAGTTTTGGTTGGAGTTTCGGAGGCTTCCCTCGCGGGGCATCCTGTTATATGTTGGATAAAACAACATTTACTCGATCGGGAGCATCATGGCAACGAAGCCCACCTCCGCAGACAAGTTCTCCTTCGGGCTCTGGACCGTCGGTTACAACGGCGCAGACCCGTTCGGCGGCCCCACCCGCGCCGCCCTCGACGTAGTCCACGTGGTTGAGAAGCTCACGGAGCTCGGTGCCTACGGTCTCACCTTTCACGACGACGACCTCTTCGCTTTTGGCTCGACCGATGCCGAGCGGCAGGCGCAGATCGACCGCCTCACCCAGGCCCTCGACGCCACGGGGCTCACGGTGCCCATGGTGACGACCAACCTCTTCTCCGCGCCCGTGTTCAAAGATGGCGGCTTCACCTCCAACGACCGCTCCGTTCGCCGCTTCGCGCTGCGCAAAGTTATCCGCAACATCGATCTCGCAGCCGAGCTTGGTGCCAAAACCTTTGTCATGTGGGGCGGGCGAGAGGGTGCGGAATACGACTCCGCTAAAGACATCCGCAGCGCCCTCTCCCGCTATCGCGAGGCCGTAAACCTGCTGGGCGACTATGTGACCGACAAGGGCTACGACATCCGATTCGCGATCGAGCCCAAGCCCAACGAGCCTCGCGGCGACATTCTGCTGCCCACGGTCGGCCACGCAATAGCCTTCATCAACACCCTCGACCGCCCCGAACTCGTCGGGGTGAACCCCGAAGTCGGCCACGAGCAGATGGCGGGGCTCAACTTTGCTGCGGGCATCGCCCAGGCTCTCGACTGCGGCAAGCTCTTTCACATCGACCTCAATGGCCAACGCGGCATCAAGTACGACCAGGATCTCGTGTTCGGTCACGGCGACCTGCACAATGCATTCGCCCTCGTGGATCTGCTCGAAAACGGCGGCCCCAATGGCGGCCCCGCCTATGACGGACCCCGCCACTTCGACTACAAGCCCTCCCGCACAGAAGACGAGACAGGCGTGTGGGATTCGGCTGCGGCGAACATGCGCACGTACCTGCTTCTCAAAGAGCGGGCCGCGGCGTTCCGCGCCGATCCAGAGGTTCACGAGGCACTCGAGGCGGCCCGCGTCACGGAGCTCGCCCAGCCCACCCTCGGCGAGGGTGAAAGCTATGACGACCTCATCGCCGACCGCGCCGCCTATGAGGACTTCGACCCCGGCGCCTACTTCGACGGCAAAGGCTTCGGCTTCGTGCGCCTGCAGCAGCTGGCCACCGAGCACCTTATGGGAGCGCGCTAAGGATGCTCGTCGCGGGAGTCGATTCGTCGACCCAAAGCTGCAAGGTCGTCATCCGAGACGCCGCCACGGGGCAACTTGTACGATCTGGTCGCGCACCTCACCCCGACGGCACCGAGGTCGACCCGGAAGCATGGTGGCTCGCCCTGCAGCAGGCCGTGGCTGCTGCAGGCGGGCTGAGCGATGTTGCCGCCGTCTCCATCGGCGGGCAGCAGCACGGACTCATTGCCCTGGACGACGAGGGCCGCGTCATCCGCCCCGCCCTGCTCTGGAACGACACCCGTAGCGCCGCAGCGGCACGCGCACTGCGGGCCGAACTGGGCGATGCCGAGCTTGCCGCCCGCACGGGCAGCGTGCCCGTTGCCTCATTCACCTCGACCAAGCTGCGGTGGCTTCGGGATGCCGAGCCA is drawn from Salinibacterium hongtaonis and contains these coding sequences:
- the xylA gene encoding xylose isomerase: MATKPTSADKFSFGLWTVGYNGADPFGGPTRAALDVVHVVEKLTELGAYGLTFHDDDLFAFGSTDAERQAQIDRLTQALDATGLTVPMVTTNLFSAPVFKDGGFTSNDRSVRRFALRKVIRNIDLAAELGAKTFVMWGGREGAEYDSAKDIRSALSRYREAVNLLGDYVTDKGYDIRFAIEPKPNEPRGDILLPTVGHAIAFINTLDRPELVGVNPEVGHEQMAGLNFAAGIAQALDCGKLFHIDLNGQRGIKYDQDLVFGHGDLHNAFALVDLLENGGPNGGPAYDGPRHFDYKPSRTEDETGVWDSAAANMRTYLLLKERAAAFRADPEVHEALEAARVTELAQPTLGEGESYDDLIADRAAYEDFDPGAYFDGKGFGFVRLQQLATEHLMGAR